The region TATCCGTCGCCCCTTTCGACGGCGCGGTAACCACGGCGCTGCCCGCAATGCGGTTCAGCAACATGCCTGCCAGGGCTGATTTTCCGCGCCCGCGCGCGGCGGTAACGGCCACGATGCCCTCCGCCATCCCCTGCAGCACGTCCAGGATCTCAGCCTGCTCGCGCTGCGGTGCGCCGCTGGCAGGCTGCCAGTCTGGCGCGTCGGGTAAAGGCGGAAGGGAAAACGCGCGGCCCTGAAGCCAGACAATCGCGTCGGGATCGACGGCAATCGTCCGGCAGAAATGGTGGACAAAATGCGGCGTGGCTATCGCTTCTGCGCTGTCGCTCCAGCGCAGTGAATCGCTGTCTGGCAACCCGGACCACGCGTCGAGCGGCGGAACCCGCAGCACCAGAAGGCTTCCGGCGCTTAGCGTTCCGCTCAGGGCGGCAAACGCGGCGACATCAAACCCGGCGCTGGCGTCAAAAACGGCATGCCGGAACTCGCGTCCCAGCAGACCGCTGATGGCTTTTGAAGGATGTTCGTCAAGCCTTACCCAGTCTCCGGGCAAGGCGTCACGCAGGGCAAGCGCCTGGGTTAACGTCCACTGCGCCTCGCCGCTGAGCACCACCAGCCGACGATGGCCGGTGCGCTCAAGCTCGCTTATCAGCTGTTCAAACTGCAGCATTACATCGCTTTGCCGAAGGTATTACACTGCGCCGGATCGCCGCTGTCGAAGCCGCGTTTAAACCAGCTATAGCGCTGCTGTGAGGTACCGTGAGTGAAGCTGTCCGGCACGACGCGCCCCTGGCTTTGCTGCTGAAGGCGGTCGTCACCGATAGCCTGAGCGGCATTTAACGCCTCTTCAAGATCGCCGGATTCCAGCACGCCCTGCTGCTGCATGCTGTGGCCCCAGACGCCCGCGAAGCAGTCCGCCTGCAGCTCCATTTTAACGGAAAGGCGGTTCACTTCCGCCTGAGACGCATTTTGCTGGAGCTGGCGCACTTTTGGCTCAATCCCCAGCAGCTTTTGCACGTGATGACCGACTTCATGCGCGATCACGTAGCCCTGGGCAAAATCACCGTCGGCGCCAAGCTTGCGTTTCATGTCATCGTAAAAAGAGAGATCGATATAGACGGTGCCGTCTGCCGGGCAGTAGAACGGCCCCATCACAGATTGCCCGGTACCGCATCCGGTGCGGGTTGCCCCCCGGTACATCACCAGCTTCGGCTGCTGGTAGGTACGCCCCATCTTCTCAAACAGCTGACTCCAGGTGTCTTCTGTTGTGGCGAGAATAACGGAGGTAAATTTGGCCGCTTCATCTTCATTCGGGCTGATGGAGCGCTGAGAATGCTGCTGCTGTTGCAGCGGCTGACCGGTCATTAAACCGGTGAGATCGACGCCGTAGTACCCCGCGACTAAAACCACAATCAGCAGGATTATCCCGCCCTTGCCGCTGGGTAACCGGAAGCCTGGCCCACCCATTGAAGGACCGCCGCCGCCATCACTGCGTCTGTCTTCTACATTGTCACTTTCACGACGCCCTTGCCAGCGCATAACCACCTCGAACTATTCCATTTATAATAGCTATGATCGTAGGCGGTTAACGGCAAGATTACCATAGGAAACAAAGGTAAGACGCCAAAGGATGCAAACATCCTTTGGCAAGTGAGGAAGTTAGTCGAGCTTAACGCCTAAACGGTGAGCAACCGCTTCGTACGCTTCAATCAGACCACCCAGGCTCTGACGGAAACGGTCTTTGTCCATTTTATCCAGGGTTTCTTTATCCCACAGGCGGCTACCGTCCGGTGAGAACTCATCGCCCAGCACCACTTCACCTTTGAACAGACCAAACTCCAGCTTGAAGTCGACGAGGATCAGGCCCGCGTCATCAAACAGTTTTTTCAACACGTCGTTGGCTTTGTAGGTCAGCTCTTTCATGCGTGCCAGGTTCTCCTGATTCACCCAGCCGAAGGTTTCGCAGTAGGATTCGTTGACCATCGGGTCGTGCATGGCATCGTTTTTCAGGAACAGGTCGAACAGCGGTGGATTCAGTTCGATACCTTCTTCAATGCCGAGACGCTTCACCAGGGAGCCCGCCGCACGGTTACGAATAACGCACTCAACCGGAACCATATCCAGTTTTTTCACCAGACATTCCGTATCGGACAGCAACGCTTCCATCTGGGTCGGGATGCCCGCTTCGGCCAGTTTGGTCATAATGAAGTGGTTAAACTTGTTGTTCACCATGCCTTTACGATCGAACTGCTCAATGCGTGCGCCATCCCCTGCTGACGTATCATTGCGGAACTCGAGCACCAACAGATCCGGGTTTTCCGTGCTGTATACGGTCTTCGCTTTGCCACGATACAACTCAGCTTGCTTCTGCATCTTCATTACTCCTGGTGTGATGATTTGTGTTCAAAACTGGGGATATTATGCCACGCACACGTTTGCGTAGCACTAAAATAAAAAGGGCTGGATTCACCAGCCCTCGTATTTATTTGCTGAATGCTGCCTGGAAGACAGCGACCAGCGCATCGTTCTGCGACTGGGTCAGCGTGTGACCTTTTGGATCGATAAACTGCAGACTGCTGCGGTTATCAAGGTCGCCTACCTGAATCTTGTAGTCACCGGAGGCAAGCTGAGGATCTTTCGCGCCCAGTTCCTGCCATGCGCTGTCGGAGAGCGGCTTATACGTTGCCGTCATGCTGCCGGTTGAACGCGTGCTGTCGGTCACTTTCATGCCCACTTTTTCCAGCGTCGCTGGCAGACGCTGCCAGGTCTGGTTAAACGGTGCACGCACCACCAGCATTGGCAGGCCGGTATCATCCGCACCGCTTTGTACATCGAAGGTCGCGCCGTTGCGGCTCTGCGCGGCGTTGGCGGCATCGGTAGCGGTCTTATCCAGACCCGCGGCAATCACGTTCAGCATTTCGGTGCTGTAACGCTGCAGGGACGCGGCATCCGCAACCGGTTTACCCGCCTGCTCCAGGTTCAACAGCTTAACGTTAACCGCCTGCTGGTAACCCTGTGGTTTTACGGAGACTTGATAGCGACCGCGGTACTGCTGGTCTTCATCCAGACGGTTCCATTCGACCCAGTCGGTGGTTAACGTCTGGCTGGCGTCATCGCGTTTATCGATAGTGTAGTTCTTCGACTGAATGACGCTGACAACCTGCGGCCACAGCGAGCTACCGCGCGCGCTCTCAACCATCAGAGACGCCGTATCACCGGTGAACTGGGTACGCGCCCCGCTGACCAGCGCCAGAGGTTGTGCTGGCGGACGAATATCAAGCGCTTTACCGACCAGGCCGCTGCCGTTGGTCACGGGAATATTATAATCGCCGTTCTGAATCGGCAGGATCATACCAGCCGGTGCGTGAAGTTCAGCAAGCGGGGTCGCATCCAGATAGGATTCATCACCGCTCACCTGGCGCTTGTAGCGCGAATCTGAACTACAGGCAGCGAGCAGCATAACAAGCGAAACACTCGCAACCTTCGCCAGGCGCGACTTCTGTACTGAATAAGCCATCAAATCTCCCTAAACTCTACAGCAAACCGGCATGCTTCAGCGCCGCCCTGACGATGTCACGACCGTGGTCGGTAATCGGTGTCATTGGCAGACGCAGCGTGTCGGATGCTACAAGTCCCAACTCCTTACATGCCCATTTCACTGGGATCGGATTGGGTTCGACAAATAATTTATTGTGCAGCGGCATCAGACGCTGATTAATGACACGCGCTTCATCAAAGTGACCGGCTGCGGCCAGTTTGCACATTTCTGCCATATCGCGCGCCGCAACGTTTGCCGTTACGGAGATCACGCCATGACCACCGAGCTGCATAAAGTCCAGCGCGGTCGCATCATCAC is a window of Enterobacter cloacae complex sp. ECNIH7 DNA encoding:
- the ypfJ gene encoding KPN_02809 family neutral zinc metallopeptidase; amino-acid sequence: MRWQGRRESDNVEDRRSDGGGGPSMGGPGFRLPSGKGGIILLIVVLVAGYYGVDLTGLMTGQPLQQQQHSQRSISPNEDEAAKFTSVILATTEDTWSQLFEKMGRTYQQPKLVMYRGATRTGCGTGQSVMGPFYCPADGTVYIDLSFYDDMKRKLGADGDFAQGYVIAHEVGHHVQKLLGIEPKVRQLQQNASQAEVNRLSVKMELQADCFAGVWGHSMQQQGVLESGDLEEALNAAQAIGDDRLQQQSQGRVVPDSFTHGTSQQRYSWFKRGFDSGDPAQCNTFGKAM
- the purC gene encoding phosphoribosylaminoimidazolesuccinocarboxamide synthase, translated to MQKQAELYRGKAKTVYSTENPDLLVLEFRNDTSAGDGARIEQFDRKGMVNNKFNHFIMTKLAEAGIPTQMEALLSDTECLVKKLDMVPVECVIRNRAAGSLVKRLGIEEGIELNPPLFDLFLKNDAMHDPMVNESYCETFGWVNQENLARMKELTYKANDVLKKLFDDAGLILVDFKLEFGLFKGEVVLGDEFSPDGSRLWDKETLDKMDKDRFRQSLGGLIEAYEAVAHRLGVKLD
- the bamC gene encoding outer membrane protein assembly factor BamC, whose translation is MAYSVQKSRLAKVASVSLVMLLAACSSDSRYKRQVSGDESYLDATPLAELHAPAGMILPIQNGDYNIPVTNGSGLVGKALDIRPPAQPLALVSGARTQFTGDTASLMVESARGSSLWPQVVSVIQSKNYTIDKRDDASQTLTTDWVEWNRLDEDQQYRGRYQVSVKPQGYQQAVNVKLLNLEQAGKPVADAASLQRYSTEMLNVIAAGLDKTATDAANAAQSRNGATFDVQSGADDTGLPMLVVRAPFNQTWQRLPATLEKVGMKVTDSTRSTGSMTATYKPLSDSAWQELGAKDPQLASGDYKIQVGDLDNRSSLQFIDPKGHTLTQSQNDALVAVFQAAFSK